A DNA window from Timaviella obliquedivisa GSE-PSE-MK23-08B contains the following coding sequences:
- a CDS encoding photosystem I assembly protein Ycf3, with translation MPRSQRNDNFIDKTFTVMADMILKVLPTSRAAKEAFAYYRDGMSAQGDGEYAEAMANYEEALRLEKDPYDRSFILYNMGLIFASNGDHNKALELYHQSIEISPRMPQALNNIAVIYYHLGEMKQEEGDNEAAEELFDKAADYWQRAIRQAPNNYIEAQNWMKTTGRSKADVFF, from the coding sequence ATGCCCAGATCTCAACGAAATGACAACTTTATTGATAAAACCTTTACTGTCATGGCAGACATGATTTTGAAGGTGCTACCCACCAGCCGAGCCGCCAAAGAAGCATTTGCTTACTACCGAGATGGGATGTCGGCTCAGGGCGATGGCGAATACGCCGAGGCGATGGCGAACTATGAAGAGGCTCTGCGGCTAGAAAAAGACCCCTACGATCGCAGTTTCATTCTCTACAACATGGGCTTAATCTTTGCGAGCAACGGCGACCATAACAAAGCGCTAGAACTCTATCACCAATCTATTGAAATCAGTCCTCGGATGCCCCAGGCGTTGAATAATATCGCGGTTATTTATTATCACTTGGGCGAGATGAAGCAGGAGGAAGGCGATAACGAAGCGGCTGAAGAACTGTTCGATAAGGCTGCGGATTACTGGCAACGCGCCATTCGTCAGGCTCCCAATAACTACATTGAGGCGCAGAACTGGATGAAGACGACTGGGCGATCGAAGGCAGATGTTTTCTTTTAA
- a CDS encoding type II toxin-antitoxin system RelE/ParE family toxin, whose product MRLLRHPLRPKASQNLNDHFAYIAENNLAAALQFFDSARLMIAQLAKMPGTGSLYLVENSRLQGLRKWAVKDFRKYLIFYFEHDSDIEVVRILYATRDIISILDGEV is encoded by the coding sequence TTGAGACTTCTCAGACATCCTCTCAGACCGAAAGCTAGCCAGAACTTAAATGATCATTTTGCTTACATTGCTGAGAACAACCTCGCAGCCGCTCTACAGTTTTTTGATTCTGCACGGTTGATGATCGCTCAGCTTGCCAAAATGCCAGGAACCGGTAGTTTATACCTTGTCGAAAATTCTCGTTTGCAGGGGTTACGGAAATGGGCAGTGAAAGATTTCAGGAAATACCTGATTTTCTATTTTGAGCATGATAGTGATATCGAAGTTGTGCGAATTCTATATGCAACGCGAGACATCATCAGCATTTTGGACGGTGAGGTGTAG
- a CDS encoding BrnT family toxin: MDTTYRLEGFEFEWDENKAQSNFEKHGVTFEEAVEVFLDPFHVVGEASANREVRDFALGYSIAERLLLVVHVERRSKIRMISARVATRSERRLYEQSQ, encoded by the coding sequence ATGGATACGACCTATCGCTTAGAAGGATTCGAGTTTGAATGGGATGAGAACAAAGCCCAAAGCAACTTTGAGAAACATGGAGTTACTTTTGAGGAGGCAGTAGAAGTTTTTCTGGATCCCTTTCATGTGGTAGGTGAGGCATCGGCAAATCGTGAAGTGCGAGATTTTGCGTTAGGATACTCGATCGCTGAACGGCTGCTGCTTGTTGTCCATGTGGAGCGGCGATCGAAAATTAGAATGATTTCTGCTCGTGTTGCTACTCGTTCCGAACGGAGGTTATATGAACAATCTCAATGA
- a CDS encoding type II toxin-antitoxin system ParD family antitoxin, with protein MLNMTLSDQILAFVEEQAAAAGFNTASEYIYQLILREQERLLQRKQVESMLLDGLESGELIEATDDWWEQKRTQLERMHQPEA; from the coding sequence ATGCTGAACATGACGCTTTCAGACCAAATTCTCGCATTTGTCGAAGAGCAGGCAGCAGCGGCTGGCTTTAACACTGCCAGTGAATATATTTATCAGTTGATTCTGCGAGAGCAAGAGCGACTTTTGCAACGAAAGCAAGTCGAGTCAATGTTGCTAGATGGGTTGGAGAGCGGAGAACTCATTGAAGCAACAGATGACTGGTGGGAGCAAAAACGCACCCAGCTTGAGCGGATGCATCAGCCAGAAGCATGA
- the dnaN gene encoding DNA polymerase III subunit beta, translating into MKLTCTQNELNTHLSLVSRVVPSRPSHPVLANVLLNASEETQQVSLTGFDLSLGVQTSFKVQVKEGGILTLPAKLLGDIVSRLPDGEITLDGSSDETLVTLTCAAGRYQVRGMGAEEYPELPTLVDGSVAYLPVEALLEGLRGSLFSTSVDETKQVLTGVHIAVDEDGMEFAATDGHRLAVVETANVQPGDGDPAEQKNHKGKFDVTVPGKALRELERMIQSNASAEPIAIRFDQGQLIVEWANQRLTSRLLEGQYPNYRQLIPKQFSRQMTCDRRLLTSALERIAVLADQKNSIVKFTLTTTDQEIILSVDAQDVGSGREAIPAQISGDDLEIAFNVKYLLEGLKALNTTEVQMQFNTATSPSILTPLGGMKMTYLVMPVQVRS; encoded by the coding sequence ATGAAACTTACCTGTACCCAGAACGAACTCAATACCCACCTGTCTTTAGTCAGCCGCGTCGTGCCTTCTCGTCCTAGCCATCCCGTTCTGGCTAATGTTCTATTGAACGCTAGCGAAGAGACGCAGCAGGTAAGTCTCACTGGGTTCGATCTCAGCTTAGGAGTGCAAACCAGCTTCAAAGTTCAGGTTAAAGAAGGTGGCATACTAACTTTGCCCGCAAAACTCCTGGGGGATATCGTCTCTCGGTTGCCTGATGGTGAGATTACCTTAGACGGCAGTTCCGATGAGACTCTCGTGACCCTGACCTGTGCCGCTGGACGTTACCAGGTCCGAGGCATGGGCGCAGAGGAGTATCCTGAGCTACCCACATTGGTTGATGGCAGCGTGGCTTACTTGCCCGTTGAAGCATTGCTGGAGGGACTACGAGGTTCGCTCTTTTCAACGAGCGTTGATGAGACTAAGCAAGTCTTGACGGGAGTTCACATTGCGGTGGACGAGGATGGTATGGAGTTTGCGGCGACTGATGGGCATCGGTTAGCAGTCGTAGAAACGGCAAATGTTCAGCCAGGAGATGGTGATCCGGCTGAGCAGAAGAACCACAAAGGCAAGTTCGATGTCACGGTTCCTGGTAAAGCATTGCGAGAACTAGAGCGAATGATTCAGAGCAATGCCTCGGCGGAACCGATCGCCATTCGGTTTGATCAAGGGCAGTTGATTGTGGAGTGGGCAAATCAGCGTCTCACGAGCCGCCTGTTAGAAGGGCAATATCCTAACTATCGGCAGTTGATCCCCAAACAGTTTTCGCGCCAAATGACGTGCGATCGCCGTCTCTTAACCTCTGCTCTAGAACGCATCGCTGTACTAGCCGACCAAAAAAATAGCATCGTCAAGTTCACCCTCACGACTACTGATCAAGAAATTATTCTGTCTGTAGATGCTCAAGATGTGGGCAGCGGTCGAGAAGCCATTCCGGCACAAATTTCTGGCGACGATTTGGAGATTGCGTTCAACGTCAAATATTTGCTAGAAGGGCTGAAGGCGCTGAACACAACAGAGGTACAGATGCAGTTTAATACCGCAACCAGTCCTTCGATTTTAACGCCATTAGGCGGCATGAAGATGACGTATCTGGTGATGCCAGTGCAAGTGAGATCCTGA
- a CDS encoding ABC transporter permease, which produces MNLGRTLVVASNVFREVIRDRVLYIIGFFALLMIAAAVLLPEIAAGNENKIIIDIGLAAMSLFGLVVTLFVGTALINKEIEKRTVYVLIAKPISRAEFVVGKHVGLSAVLAVLLAAMTAIFLAILSAKQISYPVTSIFVTVLFQFLELALIAGVAILFGVFTSSLIAMMLTLAVYLMGNFSRDIVTLGNLVESPGIRQMTQNLYLVLPDLSRFNLKNEAIYGMTLLPQPLDLLGSTIYGLVWIGLVLAIAVLIFSRREF; this is translated from the coding sequence ATGAACTTAGGTCGAACTCTAGTAGTGGCTTCCAACGTATTCCGCGAGGTAATCCGCGATCGCGTTCTCTATATCATTGGCTTCTTTGCTCTGCTCATGATTGCGGCTGCGGTGCTCCTTCCCGAAATCGCAGCGGGTAATGAAAACAAAATCATCATCGACATCGGCTTAGCCGCCATGAGTCTTTTCGGACTGGTCGTCACCCTTTTTGTCGGCACAGCGCTCATTAATAAAGAAATTGAGAAGCGCACAGTCTACGTCCTGATCGCAAAACCAATCAGTCGCGCTGAGTTTGTTGTGGGCAAACATGTCGGGTTATCGGCAGTGTTGGCGGTGTTGTTGGCAGCAATGACGGCTATCTTTCTGGCAATACTCAGTGCCAAACAAATTTCTTATCCGGTCACCAGCATTTTTGTGACGGTACTCTTTCAGTTTCTAGAACTTGCTCTTATTGCTGGAGTTGCCATTCTTTTTGGCGTGTTCACCAGTTCATTGATCGCCATGATGCTAACCCTAGCAGTTTACCTAATGGGGAACTTTAGCCGCGATATTGTCACATTGGGAAATTTGGTAGAAAGCCCAGGCATTCGGCAGATGACTCAAAATCTTTACTTGGTGCTGCCCGACCTGTCGCGCTTTAACCTTAAGAACGAAGCAATCTACGGCATGACTTTACTGCCCCAGCCGCTAGACTTGCTGGGGAGTACGATCTATGGGCTGGTGTGGATAGGATTGGTATTAGCGATCGCCGTCCTGATCTTTTCTCGCCGAGAGTTCTAA
- a CDS encoding DUF5357 domain-containing protein, translating to MKKLIDQFQARFKDVQQFSGTTALLLGIFSWLVYLLIREPAAKELVALTGWFFLIIGTDWVLFKKTVPIPLLGLKITYGPWVTGALLSIALYSNRFFIQDFPTALISWPLLSGIIAAIPTLLKTGPQIKKFDDFLPFERQYLVLLALISILLSCWIQFHFLLDNLLQQYPSLLADRNVNKSAFIVRLNSPPVSQGVTILDTAEAMIRDELRRGELRGRSWADGQRLLRNIQAETSPIRPFNMAPVIAQKVFGNIPGAEEARLWLYNAQFFPSNIDNAPGSQSPWYGTLLLQAIWRGPSSQPNGYTLAKSCRVPREPDAPPVRGLERPKELSFYLLKCDPIDSRTSGITIDRAPPPATAPWWNLNPRTPAASPTPSI from the coding sequence GTGAAAAAACTTATTGACCAGTTCCAGGCACGCTTCAAAGACGTTCAGCAATTTTCGGGGACAACGGCGCTGTTGCTAGGGATATTTTCTTGGCTGGTTTACCTGCTAATTCGTGAACCCGCTGCCAAAGAACTTGTCGCGCTGACTGGCTGGTTTTTCCTCATCATTGGCACAGATTGGGTACTTTTCAAGAAAACTGTGCCTATTCCGCTTTTAGGTTTGAAAATTACTTATGGGCCCTGGGTAACCGGGGCATTGCTGAGTATTGCACTCTATAGCAATCGTTTCTTCATTCAAGATTTCCCGACCGCGCTGATTAGTTGGCCGTTGTTATCTGGCATCATTGCTGCCATCCCAACTTTGCTAAAAACGGGCCCTCAGATCAAAAAGTTTGATGACTTCCTCCCTTTTGAGCGGCAATATCTCGTTTTGCTCGCTCTAATTTCAATTCTGCTAAGCTGCTGGATTCAGTTTCATTTCTTGCTTGATAATTTGCTTCAGCAGTATCCTAGCCTTCTAGCCGATCGCAACGTTAACAAAAGCGCCTTTATTGTTCGGCTCAATTCCCCTCCTGTTTCTCAAGGTGTAACGATTCTAGACACTGCCGAAGCCATGATTCGAGATGAACTTCGCCGCGGGGAACTGAGGGGGCGATCGTGGGCAGATGGACAACGGCTCCTCCGCAATATTCAAGCCGAAACCTCGCCTATTCGTCCCTTCAACATGGCTCCGGTGATTGCCCAAAAAGTTTTTGGCAATATCCCTGGCGCTGAAGAAGCCCGCCTCTGGCTTTACAACGCCCAATTTTTTCCTAGTAACATTGACAACGCCCCTGGCTCTCAGTCTCCTTGGTACGGCACACTTCTTCTGCAAGCCATTTGGCGGGGCCCTAGCTCTCAACCCAACGGCTACACCTTAGCTAAATCCTGCCGTGTCCCCCGAGAGCCAGATGCACCGCCAGTTAGAGGCTTAGAACGTCCTAAAGAACTCAGCTTTTATCTCCTTAAATGCGACCCCATTGACTCGCGTACCAGCGGCATTACAATCGATCGCGCTCCACCTCCGGCAACGGCTCCCTGGTGGAACCTTAACCCTCGGACTCCTGCCGCTAGTCCAACGCCTAGCATTTAG
- a CDS encoding glycosyltransferase: MSFPSDQYWTQALAFLQHQLKPSNTLLAPNDFLELFSGTYPYRVSHLFPAHFYNFVVFHKDMVAEVDQSLSLKVLEHFYLSFANDVFVIYAQAKLTDIPEPDERQAQALVEQIEASDRFESLQNNQTCAIVVTTYNNPDNLARSLPQIAALGAPVLIIDDGSSPEQAAQNQNIAEQYGVQLMRSPTHQRQPNAINLGISHWLADPTIAWISYFRDNVNVRADALTVLAQIQSPERPILTGRDAPEHPTLQTDIIADHPILLKRSSSSIHFHAHRRYWASILPIPTPVLDLPGQGTDEDWWITAWSPYSIVKQGGNLVCVPGLVNTFEDAESLTGKNPAGRSPTEATPSVAPTLPIDLSPKKIGETSSVRYPQERAPIVPETVLPAIAPANINSEDLSLAGVKVLVDGYNLQLPQGTGIKTYGLSLIQALNEMGATVDVLLGRGGYKGNEILDEVYFFDTIDKDQNLLMLLKGLLKTAAGPLYRAKRRKPSNNYVVKRGQYSDDFLKYATSFNLPQCYDLANGIYKKLNITTHISASEKLDIWHATYPLPMKIRGTQKITTVHDLIPLRLPYATLDDKENFYFKVRDALKESAVTITVSEHSKQDLLTYFDVDPDRIVVTYQPIALQPLPVSKEEVAFSIRRFGLSYQNYLLFVGAIEPKKNVGRLLDAYAALNTDMPLVIVGKKGWLWENEIGKLSYLFDSDSSKQVRLLEYVSPDSLRYLYRGAYCLVFPSLYEGFGLPPIEAMNFGCPVVTSNASCLPEVCGNAALYVDPYDVRDIKAKLEEILGDKALRDRLAIAGRQVAKNFSMENYLKRLHSAYVKALG, encoded by the coding sequence ATGTCATTCCCTTCAGACCAGTATTGGACTCAAGCCCTCGCTTTTTTGCAACACCAGCTTAAACCCTCCAATACACTTCTCGCTCCTAATGATTTTTTAGAACTCTTTTCTGGCACTTACCCCTATCGTGTTTCTCATCTGTTCCCTGCTCACTTCTATAATTTTGTAGTCTTTCACAAAGACATGGTTGCAGAAGTGGATCAATCGTTGTCTTTAAAGGTTCTTGAACACTTCTATTTATCATTCGCTAATGATGTTTTTGTAATTTATGCTCAAGCTAAACTAACTGATATTCCTGAGCCAGACGAGCGACAGGCTCAGGCTTTGGTCGAACAAATCGAAGCTAGCGATCGCTTCGAGTCTCTGCAAAACAATCAAACCTGCGCCATCGTCGTCACCACCTACAACAACCCGGACAACTTAGCACGATCGCTTCCTCAAATCGCTGCACTTGGGGCACCTGTCCTCATAATCGATGACGGCTCCTCACCTGAACAAGCTGCACAAAACCAGAACATCGCAGAGCAGTATGGCGTTCAATTGATGCGATCGCCAACCCATCAACGTCAGCCCAACGCCATCAACCTGGGCATTAGCCACTGGCTTGCCGACCCAACCATTGCCTGGATCTCATACTTCCGAGACAACGTTAACGTCAGGGCAGATGCCCTAACAGTTCTGGCACAAATTCAAAGCCCCGAACGTCCAATCCTCACTGGACGCGACGCACCAGAGCATCCTACCCTCCAAACTGATATCATTGCCGATCACCCCATTTTGCTGAAGCGATCGTCCTCCAGCATTCACTTTCATGCTCACCGTCGCTATTGGGCATCGATACTGCCCATCCCCACCCCTGTTTTAGATCTACCCGGACAGGGCACCGATGAAGACTGGTGGATTACAGCTTGGTCGCCCTACTCTATTGTTAAACAAGGCGGAAATTTAGTTTGTGTACCCGGACTAGTGAATACTTTTGAGGATGCAGAGAGTCTTACTGGCAAAAATCCTGCTGGCAGAAGTCCTACAGAAGCTACGCCGTCCGTTGCTCCTACCCTTCCTATTGATCTTTCCCCTAAAAAAATTGGGGAGACTAGTTCTGTGAGATACCCGCAAGAAAGGGCTCCTATCGTTCCAGAAACAGTTCTACCCGCAATTGCACCCGCTAACATTAATTCAGAAGACCTCAGCCTGGCAGGAGTCAAAGTTCTTGTTGATGGCTATAATCTGCAACTGCCTCAAGGAACAGGCATTAAAACCTATGGTTTAAGCCTGATTCAGGCACTTAACGAAATGGGCGCAACCGTTGATGTTTTACTCGGTCGAGGCGGTTACAAAGGGAACGAAATTCTTGATGAAGTCTACTTTTTTGACACTATTGATAAAGATCAAAACCTACTAATGTTGCTCAAAGGTTTACTAAAAACCGCAGCAGGACCACTCTACCGAGCCAAGCGCCGGAAACCTTCTAATAATTACGTCGTTAAGCGCGGTCAATACAGTGACGATTTTCTAAAGTATGCGACCTCCTTCAACCTGCCTCAGTGCTACGATCTAGCCAATGGTATTTACAAAAAACTCAACATTACAACCCATATTTCTGCCTCCGAAAAACTCGATATTTGGCACGCGACCTATCCTCTACCCATGAAGATTCGGGGAACGCAAAAAATCACGACAGTTCACGACTTAATTCCGCTACGATTACCCTACGCAACGCTTGATGACAAAGAAAACTTTTATTTCAAAGTCCGCGATGCGTTAAAAGAATCGGCAGTTACTATCACAGTTTCAGAACATTCTAAGCAAGATTTGCTGACCTATTTTGATGTTGACCCCGATCGCATTGTAGTCACGTATCAACCGATCGCCCTGCAACCGCTGCCAGTCTCGAAAGAAGAGGTTGCCTTTTCGATTAGACGCTTTGGCTTGAGCTATCAAAATTATTTACTGTTTGTCGGCGCGATCGAACCCAAGAAAAACGTTGGCAGATTACTCGATGCTTACGCAGCCCTCAATACTGACATGCCCCTCGTCATTGTGGGCAAAAAAGGCTGGCTCTGGGAAAACGAAATTGGTAAACTGTCCTACCTATTCGACTCTGACTCCTCAAAACAGGTGCGTCTTCTAGAATACGTTTCTCCTGACAGCCTTCGTTATCTTTATCGGGGCGCTTATTGCCTCGTTTTTCCATCACTTTACGAAGGGTTCGGCTTACCCCCCATCGAAGCGATGAACTTCGGCTGCCCAGTTGTCACCTCTAATGCATCCTGCTTACCCGAAGTCTGCGGTAACGCTGCGCTTTACGTTGATCCCTACGATGTCCGCGATATTAAGGCAAAGCTGGAGGAAATTTTGGGGGATAAAGCCCTACGCGATCGACTAGCGATCGCAGGACGGCAAGTTGCAAAGAACTTTAGTATGGAAAACTATCTCAAGCGGTTGCACAGTGCTTATGTCAAAGCCTTAGGATAA
- a CDS encoding caspase family protein, with product MKKAALLIGMSEYQPGLNPLPGAVRDMEAMQRVLQHPDMGGFDEIKTLANPEVQQMQEAIEALFSSGVKEDLTLLFFSGHGIKDDRGRLYFATPLTRKNSNGDLVKATAVPASFVQDIMSQSRCKRQIVILDCCFSGAFAEGMTAKDDGVVDVQSQLGGEGRAVLTSSTSTQYSFEQQGSELSVYTRFIVEGIETGIADTDNDGFIAVDELHDYARKKVQDTSPAMKPKIYAVEEGFRIFLAKAPTSDPKVLYRKEVERFFSRGTISAIGRHTLDVRQTTLGLLPDVAAAIEAEVMKPYQEYQAKLLRYEQVLAAELQQRRTASQIPQGSLPNTTLGELQSFQKALGLRKEDVEAISRRLIQPEVRQEVTQTPLKESFPNLSKSSTPDFQPLISTPVRSAPVQEDRSFQGTRKRSRHSLWIIVAVIGVGLAVGAGARLLLSGDSDYGSVSPPVSPTIAVGSSATPEPFPAPDLSPPSPANSSPIPSPDLIPTPEPLPVTPSVWVVIVSSDSTLELAQEQVKIAENAGLSAAIAKRNEWYAVRVGEGFASKAEAEQAKDYILTQVPGWAKNKPFVRNQTDWCGQPVEQVGYVECQQP from the coding sequence ATGAAAAAAGCCGCACTGCTGATTGGAATGAGTGAATATCAGCCTGGGTTAAATCCTTTGCCCGGAGCGGTGCGCGATATGGAAGCGATGCAGCGGGTGTTGCAGCATCCAGACATGGGCGGGTTTGATGAGATTAAGACTTTGGCAAATCCTGAAGTGCAGCAAATGCAGGAGGCGATCGAAGCTTTGTTTTCGAGTGGCGTGAAGGAAGATTTAACGCTACTTTTTTTCTCAGGTCATGGCATTAAAGACGATCGCGGACGGCTATACTTTGCAACGCCGTTAACCCGCAAAAATAGTAATGGCGATTTAGTCAAAGCGACTGCTGTGCCTGCGAGTTTTGTGCAAGATATCATGAGCCAATCGCGCTGTAAGCGCCAGATCGTCATTTTAGATTGCTGTTTCAGCGGCGCTTTTGCTGAGGGTATGACGGCGAAAGATGATGGCGTTGTTGATGTACAGTCGCAATTGGGCGGCGAGGGACGGGCAGTGCTAACCTCATCGACCTCGACGCAATACTCTTTTGAGCAACAAGGCTCAGAACTATCGGTGTACACCCGTTTTATTGTGGAAGGAATTGAAACAGGAATTGCTGACACCGACAATGATGGATTTATTGCGGTCGATGAACTGCACGACTATGCACGCAAAAAGGTACAAGATACATCGCCTGCAATGAAGCCTAAAATCTATGCAGTCGAGGAAGGGTTTCGCATCTTTTTGGCGAAAGCACCGACGAGCGATCCGAAGGTGCTTTATCGCAAAGAGGTGGAACGCTTTTTTAGCCGGGGCACAATCTCGGCGATCGGGCGGCACACGTTAGATGTGCGCCAGACAACACTAGGATTATTACCAGATGTTGCAGCGGCGATCGAGGCAGAGGTCATGAAACCTTACCAAGAATATCAGGCGAAACTGCTGCGCTATGAGCAAGTTTTGGCGGCTGAATTGCAACAACGGCGGACTGCTTCGCAGATACCGCAAGGGTCGCTCCCCAACACCACATTGGGCGAACTGCAATCTTTTCAAAAGGCTTTAGGGTTACGGAAAGAAGATGTTGAGGCGATCTCTCGACGATTGATTCAACCAGAAGTGCGTCAGGAGGTCACTCAAACCCCACTTAAAGAGAGTTTTCCTAATCTCTCTAAGAGTTCAACTCCCGATTTTCAACCCCTCATTTCAACCCCTGTACGATCTGCTCCTGTACAAGAAGACCGATCGTTTCAAGGCACCCGCAAGCGATCGCGTCATTCCCTCTGGATTATTGTGGCTGTGATTGGCGTAGGGCTTGCAGTCGGGGCAGGCGCACGGCTCTTACTCTCTGGTGATTCAGATTATGGCTCTGTCTCTCCTCCGGTAAGTCCGACGATCGCAGTAGGCAGCTCTGCCACTCCTGAACCCTTTCCTGCGCCTGATCTGTCTCCTCCTTCCCCGGCTAACTCATCTCCTATTCCAAGCCCTGATCTCATTCCCACGCCTGAGCCATTGCCCGTGACCCCATCAGTTTGGGTGGTGATAGTGTCTAGTGATAGCACCTTGGAACTGGCGCAAGAACAAGTGAAAATTGCAGAAAACGCTGGGCTATCGGCGGCAATTGCTAAGCGAAATGAATGGTATGCAGTGCGCGTTGGAGAAGGATTTGCCAGCAAAGCGGAAGCAGAACAGGCAAAGGACTATATTCTGACGCAGGTGCCAGGATGGGCAAAAAATAAGCCTTTTGTGCGAAATCAGACAGATTGGTGTGGACAGCCTGTTGAGCAGGTAGGCTATGTGGAATGTCAGCAACCATAG
- a CDS encoding DUF1902 domain-containing protein has protein sequence MESAIYQVSAFWDADAAVWVATSEDVLGLATEADTIEALSQKLRDMIPDLLLSNHLISADYVGAIAIQLTSHRQELIEVAL, from the coding sequence ATGGAATCAGCAATTTATCAAGTCAGTGCCTTTTGGGATGCAGATGCAGCAGTCTGGGTAGCAACCAGCGAAGATGTGCTCGGATTGGCAACGGAAGCCGATACCATCGAAGCTTTGAGTCAAAAATTGCGGGATATGATTCCTGATTTGCTTCTGAGTAATCATCTCATCTCTGCCGATTATGTAGGTGCGATCGCCATTCAATTGACCAGTCATCGGCAAGAACTCATCGAGGTTGCCTTATAA
- the gatC gene encoding Asp-tRNA(Asn)/Glu-tRNA(Gln) amidotransferase subunit GatC encodes MIDREQVHKVAHLARLDLSAGEEEQFTTQLNGILDYFEQLNELDTTNVQPTTRAIEVSNVARVDALQPSPEREQILESAPDRETNIQGDFFKVPKIMSAD; translated from the coding sequence ATGATTGATCGAGAACAGGTTCATAAAGTGGCTCATTTGGCGCGACTAGATTTATCGGCTGGCGAAGAAGAGCAGTTTACAACGCAACTCAATGGCATCCTAGATTACTTTGAGCAGTTGAACGAGCTAGATACGACCAACGTTCAGCCTACGACTAGGGCGATCGAGGTGAGCAATGTGGCGCGAGTAGATGCGTTGCAGCCTTCGCCAGAACGGGAGCAAATTTTGGAGAGTGCCCCCGACCGAGAGACGAACATTCAAGGAGACTTTTTTAAGGTGCCAAAGATTATGAGCGCAGATTAA
- a CDS encoding type II toxin-antitoxin system HicA family toxin, with the protein MAASLTSALKKLLIEAGCFFERQGKGDHEIWYSPITDWRFVVDSSIKSRHTANAVLKQAGLPKAF; encoded by the coding sequence ATGGCTGCATCGCTAACCTCCGCACTCAAGAAACTCTTGATAGAAGCAGGTTGTTTTTTTGAGCGTCAAGGCAAAGGAGATCATGAAATCTGGTACAGCCCAATTACTGATTGGCGATTTGTCGTAGACAGTTCAATCAAATCTCGTCATACAGCAAATGCAGTTCTCAAGCAAGCAGGATTGCCAAAGGCTTTTTAG